A region from the Brassica napus cultivar Da-Ae chromosome C8, Da-Ae, whole genome shotgun sequence genome encodes:
- the LOC106396953 gene encoding glucan endo-1,3-beta-glucosidase-like yields the protein MATAPPSISLLLLLLSAAVFLTLPATISSIGVNYGTLGNLPPPTQVANFLKTQTSIDSVKIFNVNPDIIRAFAGTGISVVVTVPNGDIPALANGVQARRWVSANIQPFHPQTKIKYISVGNEILLSGDDNMIKNLLPAMKNLNAALVRAGVKDVKVTTAHSLNIIAYELNGAPSSGRFRPGWDKGVLAPILAYHRQTKSPFMVNPYPYFGFDPKNVNFAIFRSPYKAVRDPLTGKVYTNMYDTLMDSTYSAMKALGYGDVDIVVGETGWPSACDAPWCSLENAAWFNLNIIKRAQGQGTPLMPNRRFETYIFGLFNEEGKPGPTAERNWGLFRSDFSPVYDVGLLRNKQGGGGGVRPAPALPTPSTAGGKWCVAKSEATDAQLQGNIDWVCSQGGIDCKPIQTGGSCFNPSSVRSQASFVMNAYFQRNGRTDGSCNFSGTGVIVGNNPSNDACKY from the exons ATGGCCACAGCGCCACCGTCAatctctctcctcctcctcctgctcTCCGCCGCCGTATTCCTCACCCTCCCCGCTACTATCTCCTCCATCGGCGTCAACTACGGCACTCTCGGGAACCTCCCACCGCCGACTCAGGTGGCGAACTTCCTCAAGACTCAGACTTCGATAGACAGCGTCAAGATCTTCAACGTGAATCCAGATATCATCCGTGCCTTCGCCGGAACTGGAATCTCAGTCGTCGTCACTGTCCCTAACGGGGATATTCCGGCGTTAGCTAACGGAGTACAAGCTCGTCGGTGGGTTTCTGCTAATATTCAACCGTTTCATCCTCAGACAAAGATCAAGTATATCTCTGTCGGAAATGAGATTCTGCTCTCCGGAGATGATAACATGATCAAGAATCTTTTACCGGCGATGAAGAATCTTAACGCTGCTTTGGTTCGTGCTGGTGTCAAAGATGTTAAG GTTACAACCGCACATTCACTTAACATTATAGCCTATGAACTGAATGGTGCACCAAGCAGCGGTCGATTCAGACCAGGCTGGGACAAAGGCGTATTGGCTCCAATCCTAGCTTATCATCGTCAGACCAAGTCTCCGTTCATGGTTAACCCTTACCCTTACTTCGGTTTCGACCCTAAAAACGTCAACTTCGCCATTTTCCGCTCACCGTACAAGGCGGTCCGTGACCCGTTAACCGGCAAAGTCTACACAAACATGTATGACACTCTCATGGATTCGACTTACTCAGCCATGAAAGCTCTTGGCTACGGTGATGTTGACATCGTCGTTGGTGAGACAGGCTGGCCATCTGCCTGCGATGCACCGTGGTGCTCCCTTGAAAACGCGGCTTGGTTCAACCTCAACATTATTAAACGTGCTCAAGGCCAAGGAACACCTCTCATGCCTAACAGACGGTTCGAGACTTacatttttggtttgtttaaCGAAGAAGGCAAGCCCGGTCCAACCGCAGAGAGGAACTGGGGGCTGTTCCGGTCAGATTTCTCTCCGGTTTACGACGTGGGCCTCCTCAGAAACAAACAAGGTGGTGGAGGTGGCGTCCGTCCAGCACCAGCCTTGCCTACACCTAGTACTGCTGGTGGTAAATGGTGTGTGGCTAAGTCGGAAGCCACTGATGCGCAGTTGCAAGGGAATATTGATTGGGTGTGTAGTCAAGGAGGCATTGACTGTAAACCGATCCAAACCGGTGGTTCGTGCTTTAACCCTAGCAGTGTGAGGTCGCAAGCGTCTTTCGTGATGAACGCTTATTTCCAGAGAAACGGTCGCACTGACGGGTCATGTAATTTCAGTGGAACCGGAGTCATCGTAGGGAACAACCCAAGCAATGATGCGTGTAAGTACTAA